Proteins from one Salvelinus namaycush isolate Seneca chromosome 34, SaNama_1.0, whole genome shotgun sequence genomic window:
- the LOC120029013 gene encoding TLC domain-containing protein 3A-like, giving the protein MYMLACGVVFFPGLFFISRKVLESAFKNWNDADVFVVSERLLSSTHATLATIVGFIIATASNDVMSDRHRLTNEFVWFGAPYMAFDIYAMYLSNYHSQKVKGHEEYRKHSLLTIKQFLLRHPLMVVHHMVLLMVFMPITLFLRTGLGGDFFIGCFFMAEFSTPFVSLGKVLIQLGLEDSWLHRVNGVMVLLSFFTCRILLFPYMYWVYGQQYTIPFHKVPFHLQLQCNLANLSILAPQIYWFVLLCRKAYRLYLRQTGSMGQPAHKDGSKTD; this is encoded by the exons ATGTATATGTTAGCTTGTGGCGTTGTATTTTTCCCGGGACTGTTCTTCATATCCAGGAAAGTGCTTGAATCTGCTTTCAAAAATTGGAATGATGCAGATGTGTTTGTGGTCAGCGAAAG GTTGCTGTCCTCTACCCATGCCACTCTGGCTACTATTGTTGGGTTCATAATTGCTACTGCCTCCAATGATGTGATGTCTGACAG GCACAGACTGACCAATGAATTTGTGTGGTTTGGCGCTCCTTACATGGCCTTTGATATCTACGCCATGTATCTGAGTAACTACCACAGTCAAAAGGTCAAAGGGCACGAGGAGTACAGAAAGCACTCCCTCCTTACCATTAAGCAGTTCCTCCTCCGGCATCCCCTCATGGTGGTTCATCACATGGTCCTCCTCATGGTCTTTATGCCCATCACTCTG TTCCTCAGGACCGGTCTAGGTGGAGACTTCTTCATTGGCTGTTTCTTCATGGCAGAATTCAGCACTCCGTTTGTCTCATTAGGAAAGGTTCTGATCCAG TTGGGACTAGAGGACTCATGGCTTCACAGAGTCAACGGTGTGATGGTTCTGCTGAGTTTCTTCACCTGCCGTATCCTGCTCTTCCCCTACATGTACTGGGTGTATGGTCAGCAGTACACCATTCCCTTCCACAAAGTGCCTTTCCATCTACAGCTCCAGTGCAACTTAGCCAACCTATCCATACTGGCACCTCAGATCTACTGGTTTGTGCTGCTGTGTCGCAAGGCCTATCGCCTCTACCTGCGTCAGACTGGGTCAATGGGTCAACCTGCTCACAAAGATGGCTCAAAGACAGATTAG
- the LOC120028909 gene encoding tapasin-related protein-like isoform X2: protein MILNVNILICLFLCGEVPGIQSFEQVPWLPCQLVDESVTFNDEGHAETEYQHRDAGLQFGHPGDSSLNPNTITFLVTGSKVDMRKYIEGVVEHQLQCEIRRYSTEGLQMRWPGLGAQEHDIWFTCTIRHTDGVFIITSFLRHTPATPTPGQAHYRNWAAIADRAALTTSTVMLVLTRSPSVWVGLVKQQSLHCQFDVDHKAADLTVEWRFQQRGERTTLFSHSSRSGQTEGSGVPLNAIGRGNASLTLPLTKQSSEGTYVCLVSVPPLFGSHDITLHIMEPPRVSLNVDSTISLVDRGEQKVVCEAEGYYPLDVEMEWFREPSGGGLLPEKLDTVLYSSHRHHQDGTYSLSAFFLLHTSLHDSGSKYFCRVSHSSLRMPIRKSFTLIVTEYDSWNAALWLFFGFGSILVMVAILFVMLPRLSSARKANQRKPY, encoded by the exons ATGATTTTAAACGTCAATATTCTTATCTGTTTATTTCTCTGTGGAG AGGTGCCAGGAATCCAGTCTTTCGAACAGGTGCCTTGGCTGCCCTGTCAGCTGGTGGATGAAAGTGTAACGTTCAATGATGAGGGACATGCTGAAACCGAGTACCAACACAGAGACGCTGGGCTGCAGTTTGGCCATCCAGGGGACAGTTCTTTGAACCCTAATACTATCACCTTCCTTGTTACAG GCTCTAAGGTGGACATGAGGAAGTACATTGAAGGAGTAGTGGAGCACCAGCTGCAGTGTGAGATCCGCAGGTACAGCACAGAGGGCCTCCAGATGCGTTGGCCAGGTTTAGGAGCCCAGGAGCATGACATCTGGTTCACCTGCACCATACGGCACACCGACGGTGTATTCATCATCACCAGCTTCCTCAGACACACACCTGCAACACCCACACCTGGCCAGGCACACTACCGCAACTGGGCCGCCATCGCAGACAGAGCGGCGCTAACCACTTCAA CTGTGATGCTAGTCCTCACCCGCTCTCCCTCTGTGTGGGTGGGCCTAGTGAAGCAACAGAGCTTGCATTGTCAGTTTGACGTGGACCACAAGGCAGCTGACCTGACAGTGGAATGGCGTTTTCAACAACGCGGCGAACGCACCACGCTCTTCAGCCACTCCAGCCGCTCGGGCCAGACGGAGGGGAGCGGGGTGCCGCTTAACGCCATCGGTAGGGGCAACGCATCCCTGACGCTCCCCCTCACCAAGCAGAGCAGCGAGGGGACGTATGTCTGCCTTGTCTCAGTGCCTCCGCTGTTTGGTAGCCATGACATCACTCTGCACATCATGG AGCCGCCTCGCGTGTCCTTGAACGTGGACTCTACCATCTCCCTGGTGGACAGGGGGGAGCAGAAGGTGGTGTGTGAGGCAGAGGGCTACTACCCCCTGGACGTGGAGATGGAGTGGTTCAGGGAGCCCAGTGGCGGAGGCCTCCTACCAGAGAAGCTGGACACTGTCCTGTACTCCAGCCACCGCCACCACCAGGACGGCACCTACTCTCTGTCGGCCTTCTTCCTGCTCCACACTTCCCTGCATGACTCGGGCTCCAAGTACTTCTGCAGGGTGTCTCACAGCTCCCTGCGCATGCCCATCCGCAAGAGCTTCACCCTCATCGTCACAG AGTATGACAGTTGGAACGCTGCGCTGTGGTTGTTCTTTGGCTTTGGATCCATCTTGGTCATGGTGGCCATTTTGTTTGTGATGCTACCCCGCCTGAGCTCAG CAAGAAAAGCAAATCAG CGCAAGCCCTACTGA
- the LOC120029014 gene encoding gem-associated protein 4-like, with the protein MNQDSWLSCEKTAVLQGGFLLANRLCQPASLSALQKEDWSKVGHPILQAVREICGQERGSCLSSVRWKKKIICVLWSKLLGRESEEDMEIGWRENPFFSLQNSLPDINRTVMFELVKLKGFSQIYAQLLLCLPSSHLSSELEKLVQHVTRNSTEEDVRVLLEVWWELWKGRGGRQEEDDLDMVFTNQWTRLTNTTGLSPQAAKRFKSDPDTPTSPPSTTDVLSILFHALGEMKEHLSTSDLCYRALSNCLDSLYTSHLIDQAIILPAEVQLQSLTSTVIVRKRHAGIEKFDLVQVISEAHSDLKAAHTPSQFKPCGMTLMQALQTVSQLTQAWEKRGLLEMTDSGDPGVLALRLKSCLARVLESLEERSMFETMDEGERQTLNNVQSTFRGLLGSLSFPDTERNAGEMAHIAVAIINHRLEGFQDFTLLFATELSWSLSMEEWISCLERNKTAFQRKDIVMKLVSTLIAKCQIDTEEVEHCRKLKDIIVNIFAELPLAEKNTTLAEMLTCSKKGLQGSLPLAVTEGFSEELNMAFNCIIQGGAAQNNLSLAVAAIARVAFQNPEATLRRCCHLAVVNHGAHSLLSKILQQLSGLRGGAPGCTEGTGSLLCSCLQDTAMTKLSSAKEEDQFLHFLVALMQPIISESGQSFLHPEEVVCAFVLPHLSPSGSSTCSLELCLRLLHSAFSLDFQDASPHWVMNCSPFPLLCVLCQLLNEGCRCWELPAEGAPRHLSMESKVLLVTVLTALGKVVGREVASAPNTWSRALFWLYNKVEALDWTVRFHLKVVWGDHFKNEVPFSLLAVCELPEQEWSGLKLAQYGQGTGLLVWMECCAVSDEIQDTMLTSLVLDQHRPDDVNMFSKGLLVAVTQTLPWCTITEWGRLLRAMRELLRSGRLHVPYSLEYVDFLPLLDLRAFSCELRLSVLLLRVLQLLCGSSCKDWLPGQGWAHVGRLYASAMREVIDSLRGKLSQSPSNKDPKERAATTTASQEVLFVLSQLFCHVQHIQVMMPGGQCESLFLCALEILTHYEAVLAAHPSSSSHLETENTRHFFTTITDNLDSAEMKAVLHQKIAQLSSTG; encoded by the exons ATGAATCAAG ATTCCTGGCTGAGCTGTGAGAAGACTGCCGTTCTCCAGGGAGGCTTTCTGTTGGCCAACAGATTGTGCCAGCCAGCGTCACTCAGTGCCCTACAGAAGGAGGACTGGAGTAAGGTTGGCCACCCAATTCTACAGGCTGTCAGAGAAATCTGTGGGCAGGAGCGAGGTAGCTGTCTGAGCAGTGTCCGCTGGAAGAAGAAAATCATCTGTGTCTTATGGAGCAAATTACTGGGGCGGGAGAGCGAAGAGGACATGGAAATCGGCTGGAGGGAGAATCCATTCTTCTCTCTGCAGAACAGTCTACCTGACATTAACCGAACAGTGATGTTTGAGCTGGTCAAGTTGAAAGGCTTCTCTCAGATCTACGCCCAGCTGCTTTTGTGTCTGCCATCGTCCCACCTGAGTTCTGAGCTAGAGAAGCTAGTTCAACACGTTACCCGAAACAGCACTGAGGAGGACGTCCGCGTCCTGCTGGAGGTGTGGTGGGAGCTGTGGAAGGGCAGGGGGGGAAGGCAAGAGGAGGACGACCTCGATATGGTCTTTACTAACCAGTGGACCCGCCTCACCAACACCACTGGCCTCTCACCTCAGGCTGCCAAGAGATTCAAGTCAGACCCAGATACCCCAACATCACCACCATCCACCACTGATGTGCTGTCCATTCTTTTTCATGCTTTGGGGGAGATGAAAGAGCATCTGAGCACCTCTGACCTTTGCTACCGTGCCCTATCCAACTGCCTCGACTCCCTGTACACCTCGCATCTGATAGACCAAGCTATCATCCTCCCAGCTGAGGTGCAACTTCAGAGCCTGACCAGTACGGTGATTGTCAGAAAGAGGCATGCTGGGATAGAGAAGTTTGATCTGGTCCAGGTGATAAGCGAGGCCCACAGTGACCTGAAGGCAGCCCACACACCCTCCCAGTTTAAACCCTGTGGAATGACACTAATGCAAGCCCTGCAGACTGTCTCACAGCTCACTCAGGCCTGGGAGAAGAGAGGGCTGCTGGAGATGACAGACAGTGGTGACCCCGGCGTCTTGGCACTCCGTCTTAAAAGCTGTCTGGCCAGAGTGCTCGAGTCCCTAGAGGAACGGTCCATGTTTGAGACCATGGATGAGGGTGAGCGCCAGACACTGAACAATGTGCAAAGCACTTTTAGAGGCTTGTTAGGCTCACTGTCCTTCCCCGACACAGAGCGCAACGCTGGGGAAATGGCCCACATTGCCGTAGCCATCATTAACCACCGCTTGGAGGGCTTCCAAGATTTCACTCTGCTATTTGCCACTGAACTGAGCTGGTCCCTGAGCATGGAGGAGTGGATCAGCTGTCTGGAGAGAAACAAAACCGCATTCCAGCGAAAGGACATTGTCATGAAATTAGTCTCCACTCTCATTGCAAAGTGCCAAATAGATACTGAAGAAGTAGAGCACTGCAGAAAGCTGAAGGACATTATTGTGAACATTTTCGCAGAGCTCCCCTTAGCTGAGAAAAACACAACGTTAGCGGAAATGCTAACCTGCTCCAAGAAGGGTCTCCAGGGCTCTCTGCCCCTGGCTGTGACGGAGGGCTTTAGTGAGGAGCTCAACATGGCGTTCAACTGCATCATCCAGGGGGGAGCGGCGCAGAACAACCTCAGCTTGGCCGTGGCCGCCATAGCCCGCGTGGCCTTTCAGAACCCCGAGGCCACCCTGCGTCGGTGCTGCCATCTAGCGGTGGTGAACCATGGGGCCCACAGCCTCCTCTCCAAGATACTCCAGCAGCTCTCAGGGCTGAGGGGCGGTGCTCCCGGTTGCACAGAGGGGACGGGGAgcttactgtgcagctgtcttcaagATACTGCCATGACTAAACTGTCCTCGGCTAAGGAGGAGGACCAGTTCCTGCACTTCCTGGTTGCACTGATGCAGCCGATCATTTCCGAGAGCGGACAGAGTTTCCTGCACCCTGAAGAGGTTGTGTGTGCCTTCGTCCTGCCTCACCTCTCCCCCTCTGGCTCTAGCACCTGCAGCCTGGAGCTGTGCCTGCGTTTGCTccactctgcattttctctggatTTCCAGGATGCATCTCCACACTGGGTCATGAACTGCTCCCCGTTCCCCCTCCTCTGCGTCCTCTGCCAGCTTCTGAACGAGGGCTGCAGGTGCTGGGAGCTTCCTGCAGAGGGCGCACCACGTCACTTATCCATGGAGTCCAAGGTGCTGCTCGTCACTGTGCTGACTGCATTGGGCAAGGTGGTGGGACGGGAGGTGGCTTCAGCCCCCAACACCTGGTCCAGAGCCCTCTTCTGGCTCTACAATAAAGTGGAGGCCCTGGACTGGACTGTTCGCTTCCACCTGAAGGTAGTGTGGGGGGATCACTTCAAAAACGAGGTGCCATTCTCACTGTTGGCTGTGTGCGAGCTGCCGGAGCAGGAGTGGTCTGGCCTAAAGTTGGCCCAGTATGGGCAGGGCACAGGGCTGCTGGTGTGGATGGAGTGCTGCGCCGTCTCTGACGAGATTCAGGACACCATGCTGACCTCTCTGGTTCTGGACCAGCACCGGCCCGACGACGTCAACATGTTCAGCAAAGGCCTGCTGGTGGCCGTGACGCAGACCCTACCCTGGTGCACCATCACCGAGTGGGGCAGGCTGCTGAGAGCCATGCGAGAGTTGCTCCGCTCAGGCCGTCTCCACGTGCCTTACTCTCTGGAGTACGTGGACTTTCTCCCCCTGCTGGACCTGCGGGCCTTCTCCTGCGAGCTACGTCTGTCCGTGCTACTGCTGCGTGTCCTCCAGCTGCTCTGTGGCTCCAGCTGCAAAGACTGGCTGCCTGGCCAGGGCTGGGCCCATGTGGGACGGCTGTACGCCAGCGCCATGAGAGAGGTCATAGACTCCCTGAGGGGAAAGCTGTCACAGTCTCCCTCCAACAAAGACCCAAAAGAGAGGGCAGCTACCACCACCGCCAGCCAGGAGGTGCTGTTTGTACTGAGCCAGCTCTTCTGCCATGTGCAGCACATTCAGGTGATGATGCCCGGCGGTCAGTGCGAGTCCCTGTTCCTGTGTGCACTGGAGATCCTGACCCACTATGAGGCAGTGCTGGCCGCACACCCCAGCAGCAGCTCCCACCTGGAGACCGAGAACACTCGCCACTTCTTCACCACCATCACAGACAACCTGGACAGTGCCGAGATGAAGGCTGTGTTGCATCAGAAAATTGCTCAGCTGTCGTCAACAGGTTGA
- the LOC120028909 gene encoding tapasin-related protein-like isoform X1, with protein sequence MILNVNILICLFLCGEVPGIQSFEQVPWLPCQLVDESVTFNDEGHAETEYQHRDAGLQFGHPGDSSLNPNTITFLVTGSKVDMRKYIEGVVEHQLQCEIRRYSTEGLQMRWPGLGAQEHDIWFTCTIRHTDGVFIITSFLRHTPATPTPGQAHYRNWAAIADRAALTTSTVMLVLTRSPSVWVGLVKQQSLHCQFDVDHKAADLTVEWRFQQRGERTTLFSHSSRSGQTEGSGVPLNAIGRGNASLTLPLTKQSSEGTYVCLVSVPPLFGSHDITLHIMEPPRVSLNVDSTISLVDRGEQKVVCEAEGYYPLDVEMEWFREPSGGGLLPEKLDTVLYSSHRHHQDGTYSLSAFFLLHTSLHDSGSKYFCRVSHSSLRMPIRKSFTLIVTEYDSWNAALWLFFGFGSILVMVAILFVMLPRLSSAQALLREQSRVVLLFIAGLLYQVVYFGVNVSPDSPIIKVHKI encoded by the exons ATGATTTTAAACGTCAATATTCTTATCTGTTTATTTCTCTGTGGAG AGGTGCCAGGAATCCAGTCTTTCGAACAGGTGCCTTGGCTGCCCTGTCAGCTGGTGGATGAAAGTGTAACGTTCAATGATGAGGGACATGCTGAAACCGAGTACCAACACAGAGACGCTGGGCTGCAGTTTGGCCATCCAGGGGACAGTTCTTTGAACCCTAATACTATCACCTTCCTTGTTACAG GCTCTAAGGTGGACATGAGGAAGTACATTGAAGGAGTAGTGGAGCACCAGCTGCAGTGTGAGATCCGCAGGTACAGCACAGAGGGCCTCCAGATGCGTTGGCCAGGTTTAGGAGCCCAGGAGCATGACATCTGGTTCACCTGCACCATACGGCACACCGACGGTGTATTCATCATCACCAGCTTCCTCAGACACACACCTGCAACACCCACACCTGGCCAGGCACACTACCGCAACTGGGCCGCCATCGCAGACAGAGCGGCGCTAACCACTTCAA CTGTGATGCTAGTCCTCACCCGCTCTCCCTCTGTGTGGGTGGGCCTAGTGAAGCAACAGAGCTTGCATTGTCAGTTTGACGTGGACCACAAGGCAGCTGACCTGACAGTGGAATGGCGTTTTCAACAACGCGGCGAACGCACCACGCTCTTCAGCCACTCCAGCCGCTCGGGCCAGACGGAGGGGAGCGGGGTGCCGCTTAACGCCATCGGTAGGGGCAACGCATCCCTGACGCTCCCCCTCACCAAGCAGAGCAGCGAGGGGACGTATGTCTGCCTTGTCTCAGTGCCTCCGCTGTTTGGTAGCCATGACATCACTCTGCACATCATGG AGCCGCCTCGCGTGTCCTTGAACGTGGACTCTACCATCTCCCTGGTGGACAGGGGGGAGCAGAAGGTGGTGTGTGAGGCAGAGGGCTACTACCCCCTGGACGTGGAGATGGAGTGGTTCAGGGAGCCCAGTGGCGGAGGCCTCCTACCAGAGAAGCTGGACACTGTCCTGTACTCCAGCCACCGCCACCACCAGGACGGCACCTACTCTCTGTCGGCCTTCTTCCTGCTCCACACTTCCCTGCATGACTCGGGCTCCAAGTACTTCTGCAGGGTGTCTCACAGCTCCCTGCGCATGCCCATCCGCAAGAGCTTCACCCTCATCGTCACAG AGTATGACAGTTGGAACGCTGCGCTGTGGTTGTTCTTTGGCTTTGGATCCATCTTGGTCATGGTGGCCATTTTGTTTGTGATGCTACCCCGCCTGAGCTCAG CGCAAGCCCTACTGAGAGAACAATCCAGAGTGGTCCTTCTCTTCATCGCTGGACTTCTCTATCAGGTGGTTTATTTTGGAGTTAATGTTTCCCCTGATTCTCCTATTATAAAAGTACACAAAATATAG